The Devosia sp. YIM 151766 genome includes a region encoding these proteins:
- a CDS encoding D-alanyl-D-alanine carboxypeptidase family protein produces MRLSILIATAFLALVVPVSAQVEFDTKARFAVLMDYESGTVIFQKDADAALEPASMTKLMTLAVVFNEIRAGRVSLDDEFFVSENAWRTGGAASGGSTMFAELNSQIRVEDLIRSVVIQSGNDAAIVLAEGIAGSEATFAAMMNEMGRELGLVGSHFTNSTGLPDPNEYSTARDLAELGRYLIREFPEFYHYFSEPEMEWNKIKQANRNSLIEVGIGVDGLKTGHTQAAGYGSVISTAQGDRRLIAVVHGLTSMRERAEEGRKLLTWGQRAFERLTPYAAGTIVGHADVYGGESPNVGLVGNGEIALYLPRGSRQCLSATLNYNGPLLPPVHQGDRIAELRVYCNDQLVQAAPLYAAEDVGQGDLVRRATDALKHLALGWL; encoded by the coding sequence GTGAGATTGTCGATCCTCATCGCCACCGCATTTCTGGCGCTGGTCGTGCCGGTCTCGGCGCAGGTCGAGTTCGACACCAAGGCCAGGTTCGCGGTGCTGATGGATTATGAATCCGGCACGGTGATCTTCCAGAAGGACGCGGATGCGGCGCTCGAGCCGGCCAGCATGACCAAGCTCATGACCTTGGCGGTGGTTTTCAACGAAATCCGCGCCGGCCGCGTCAGCCTCGACGATGAATTCTTCGTGTCCGAAAATGCCTGGCGCACCGGCGGTGCCGCCTCGGGGGGCTCGACCATGTTCGCCGAGCTCAATTCGCAGATCCGGGTCGAGGACCTGATCCGCTCGGTCGTCATCCAGTCGGGCAATGACGCCGCCATTGTCCTGGCCGAGGGCATTGCCGGCTCGGAAGCCACTTTTGCCGCGATGATGAACGAGATGGGCCGCGAATTGGGGTTGGTCGGCTCCCATTTCACCAATTCGACCGGCCTGCCGGACCCGAACGAATATTCGACCGCCCGCGACCTGGCCGAGCTTGGCCGCTACCTGATCCGCGAATTCCCCGAATTCTACCATTACTTCTCCGAGCCGGAGATGGAGTGGAACAAGATCAAGCAGGCCAATCGCAATTCGCTGATCGAGGTCGGCATCGGGGTCGACGGCCTCAAGACCGGCCATACCCAGGCTGCCGGCTATGGTTCGGTGATTTCGACCGCCCAGGGCGATCGCCGGCTGATCGCGGTGGTGCACGGCCTCACCTCGATGCGCGAGCGCGCCGAAGAGGGCCGCAAGCTGCTGACCTGGGGACAGCGGGCCTTCGAGCGGCTCACGCCCTATGCGGCGGGAACGATCGTCGGCCATGCCGATGTCTATGGCGGCGAAAGCCCCAATGTCGGCCTGGTCGGCAATGGCGAAATCGCCCTCTATCTGCCACGCGGCTCGCGGCAATGCCTCTCGGCCACGCTCAACTATAACGGCCCGCTCCTGCCGCCGGTGCATCAGGGCGACCGGATTGCCGAGCTGCGCGTCTATTGCAACGACCAGTTGGTGCAAGCCGCACCGCTTTATGCCGCCGAGGATGTCGGCCAGGGCGACCTGGTGCGCCGCGCCACCGACGCCCTAAAACACCTCGCCCTTGGCTGGCTTTGA
- a CDS encoding septal ring lytic transglycosylase RlpA family protein, with amino-acid sequence MTTSWRSAVRVIALSALLLPMIAACATGGGLGATVKRGAFTSSEYGVAVSPRVTSNPNPPRGGGRQQIGKPYTVRGKTYVPQHDPNYSASGTASWYGADFHGRRTANGEIFSANHITAAHPTLPLPSYVRVTNTDNGRSLVVRVNDRGPYVSGRIIDLSHRAASMLGYVNKGSANVQVAYVGEAPLNGDDTRTLVASYSGPADYDNGPIRVASSGGESNRSLVGMTTSFFNGLFSYADTTPQQADAAIGSAHAAANAMASGNGGLADWAASVDADNRRVAIGLGVYAEPGNAARLAQEFALLGAVSEEAVTSNGRAATRLTLTYLKPGVIEQDALDLARELGLNDIVLY; translated from the coding sequence GTGACGACCTCCTGGCGCAGCGCCGTCCGTGTCATTGCCCTTTCGGCCCTTCTTCTCCCCATGATCGCCGCCTGCGCCACGGGCGGCGGGCTGGGCGCCACGGTGAAGCGCGGCGCCTTCACCTCCAGCGAATATGGCGTCGCCGTGTCTCCCCGCGTGACCTCCAATCCCAATCCGCCACGGGGCGGGGGGCGCCAGCAGATCGGCAAGCCCTATACGGTGCGCGGCAAGACCTATGTGCCGCAACACGATCCGAACTATTCGGCGTCCGGCACCGCTTCCTGGTATGGCGCCGATTTCCACGGCCGCCGCACCGCCAATGGCGAGATCTTCTCGGCCAACCACATCACCGCCGCTCATCCGACGCTGCCGCTGCCTTCCTATGTGCGCGTCACCAATACCGATAATGGCCGCTCGCTGGTGGTCCGCGTCAACGATCGTGGCCCCTATGTATCCGGCCGCATCATCGATTTGTCCCACCGCGCCGCCTCGATGCTGGGCTATGTCAATAAGGGCTCGGCCAATGTGCAGGTCGCCTATGTCGGCGAGGCCCCGCTCAACGGCGACGATACCCGCACGCTGGTCGCCAGCTATTCCGGCCCGGCCGATTACGATAACGGACCGATCCGGGTGGCCAGTTCCGGTGGCGAAAGCAATCGCAGCCTTGTCGGCATGACCACAAGCTTTTTCAATGGTTTGTTCTCCTATGCTGACACAACGCCGCAACAGGCCGACGCCGCAATCGGCTCCGCCCATGCGGCGGCCAATGCCATGGCGTCGGGGAATGGCGGCCTGGCGGACTGGGCCGCTTCCGTCGATGCCGATAATCGTCGGGTCGCCATCGGCCTCGGCGTCTATGCCGAGCCGGGCAATGCGGCGCGGCTGGCCCAGGAATTCGCCCTGCTGGGCGCCGTCTCCGAAGAGGCCGTCACCAGCAATGGCCGCGCCGCGACGCGGCTGACGCTCACTTATCTCAAGCCCGGCGTGATCGAGCAGGATGCGCTGGATCTGGCCCGGGAACTTGGCCTCAACGATATAGTTCTCTATTGA
- a CDS encoding AAA family ATPase: MTDPSAIDGLPLPEHRQSAIGHDLARTAILGQLAENRLPGAIMLHGPQGIGKATLAFELAAAILTATGDEDPLRVREQIAAMSHPNLSVLRRRPKDSKSFYSVIRVEDVRELREGLHHTRGRAGHRIAILDSIDDCNPSAANALLKTLEEPPADTTFFLISHRPGQLLPTIRSRCHNLALRALPDELLVQVVSTSLPDLDAASLDRAVQLAGGRPRRAFETLSLAEDSPVGALILWLRQPEAAPIAAALKLADALGSDPQGPDMSFAREIINDWLANEMRDAAMRSGRSRRLASATELWEKANALLAEADSVNLDMKQTLAVIFDSIRKHSALSASPAEPA; the protein is encoded by the coding sequence GTGACCGATCCATCCGCAATCGACGGCCTGCCGCTGCCGGAGCACAGGCAGTCGGCCATCGGCCACGACTTGGCCCGTACCGCCATTCTGGGGCAATTGGCCGAAAACCGCCTGCCCGGCGCCATCATGCTGCATGGACCGCAGGGGATCGGCAAGGCGACGCTGGCTTTCGAATTGGCGGCGGCCATTCTCACGGCAACGGGCGACGAGGACCCGCTGCGCGTCCGCGAGCAGATAGCCGCCATGTCACATCCGAACCTGTCGGTGCTGCGCCGCCGGCCCAAGGACAGCAAGAGCTTTTATTCGGTCATTCGCGTCGAGGATGTGCGCGAATTACGCGAAGGACTGCACCATACGCGGGGCAGGGCGGGGCACCGTATCGCCATTCTCGACAGCATCGACGACTGCAATCCCTCTGCCGCCAATGCGCTGCTCAAGACGCTGGAAGAGCCGCCGGCCGATACGACATTCTTCCTGATTTCGCACCGGCCGGGACAATTGCTGCCCACGATACGCTCGCGCTGCCACAATCTGGCGCTGCGGGCGCTGCCGGATGAATTGCTGGTCCAGGTCGTCTCGACCAGCTTGCCGGACCTTGACGCGGCGTCGCTGGACCGCGCCGTGCAATTGGCCGGCGGCCGTCCCCGGCGGGCGTTCGAGACCCTGTCGCTGGCCGAGGATTCGCCGGTCGGGGCGCTGATCCTGTGGTTGCGACAGCCGGAAGCGGCGCCCATTGCCGCCGCACTGAAGCTGGCCGATGCGCTGGGCAGCGATCCGCAGGGGCCGGACATGTCGTTTGCGCGCGAGATAATCAATGACTGGCTGGCCAATGAAATGCGCGATGCCGCGATGCGCTCGGGGCGAAGCAGGCGGCTTGCCTCGGCAACCGAGCTATGGGAGAAGGCAAACGCACTTCTGGCCGAAGCCGACAGCGTCAATCTCGACATGAAACAGACGCTGGCGGTGATCTTCGATTCCATCCGGAAGCATAGTGCCCTATCCGCCAGCCCCGCAGAGCCAGCA
- the tmk gene encoding dTMP kinase — protein sequence MLEAPNRRPARFITFEGGEGVGKSTQVRRLLNNLGRHGVDVIRTREPGGTPKAEAIRSFILQGRSEAWGAGAEAVLFAAARLDHVNQLIAPNLAKGTWVISDRFCDSTRAYQGLTGGVDDGLINALEDLALDGHVPDLTIVLDMDPETAFRRVEQRTIEDGLQLTGDRFEKEELEWHQVLRKNFLDIARHNPDRCIVISAEQGEEALENAIWAIVSERFPELQGRPVA from the coding sequence ATGCTCGAAGCGCCCAATCGACGCCCAGCCCGCTTCATCACCTTTGAGGGTGGCGAAGGCGTGGGCAAGTCGACGCAGGTGCGCCGCCTGCTCAACAATCTGGGCCGCCATGGCGTGGATGTGATCCGCACCCGCGAGCCGGGCGGTACGCCCAAGGCCGAGGCCATCCGCTCCTTCATTCTGCAGGGACGCTCGGAAGCCTGGGGCGCCGGCGCGGAGGCGGTGCTGTTCGCGGCCGCGCGGCTCGATCACGTCAATCAGCTCATCGCTCCCAATCTCGCCAAGGGCACCTGGGTGATTTCCGACCGCTTTTGCGATTCCACCCGCGCCTATCAGGGCCTGACCGGCGGGGTGGACGATGGATTGATCAATGCCCTGGAAGACCTGGCGCTCGATGGCCATGTGCCGGATTTGACGATCGTGCTCGACATGGACCCGGAAACCGCCTTCCGGCGCGTCGAGCAGCGCACCATCGAGGATGGATTGCAACTTACCGGCGACCGCTTCGAGAAGGAGGAATTGGAATGGCACCAGGTCCTGCGCAAGAACTTTCTCGACATTGCCCGGCACAATCCGGACCGCTGCATCGTCATTTCGGCTGAGCAGGGGGAAGAGGCGCTGGAAAACGCCATCTGGGCAATCGTCAGCGAGCGCTTCCCCGAGCTGCAAGGCAGGCCGGTGGCGTGA